One part of the Granulicella arctica genome encodes these proteins:
- the rpmE gene encoding 50S ribosomal protein L31: MPKENIHPSYNEINVKCACGSVFQTRSTHKGDIVLEICAACHPFFTGKQKLIDTAGRVERFRRKFAKSDAGKAEAATK, from the coding sequence ATGCCGAAAGAGAATATCCACCCGTCGTATAACGAGATCAACGTCAAGTGCGCCTGCGGCAGTGTCTTCCAGACCCGCTCCACGCACAAGGGCGACATCGTTCTTGAAATCTGTGCTGCCTGCCACCCGTTCTTTACCGGCAAGCAGAAGCTGATCGATACCGCAGGCCGCGTCGAACGCTTCCGCCGCAAGTTCGCCAAGTCGGACGCAGGCAAGGCCGAAGCCGCAACCAAGTAA
- a CDS encoding DUF2393 family protein, translating into MDELSQHEQSQPGKVSRNGVSQETPALFAPKAAVRDEMPVNAWAIAGLVVLAVVGVWVFLTHHKPTAPANNVRPLDAYAASLSLSQLAMSESTSLSGGKSTFIDGHIRNTGSAIVTGVTVQVFFGNDEAMPPQVETVQLALIRAHEPYVDTEPVSAAPLKPGDDQEFRLTFETLPANWNTQIPEIHVVQVATK; encoded by the coding sequence ATGGATGAGCTATCGCAGCACGAGCAGTCGCAGCCGGGCAAAGTGTCCCGTAACGGCGTGAGTCAAGAGACCCCGGCACTGTTTGCTCCCAAAGCGGCTGTGCGCGACGAGATGCCAGTCAACGCATGGGCGATTGCGGGTCTTGTGGTGTTGGCGGTCGTCGGCGTGTGGGTGTTCCTGACCCATCACAAGCCGACGGCTCCTGCGAACAACGTTCGTCCGCTCGATGCGTACGCGGCGAGCCTGTCTCTCTCGCAGCTTGCGATGAGCGAATCGACCAGCCTGTCCGGGGGCAAGTCCACCTTTATTGATGGACACATCCGGAATACGGGGAGTGCGATCGTGACCGGTGTGACCGTTCAGGTGTTCTTCGGCAACGATGAGGCGATGCCGCCCCAGGTTGAGACGGTTCAGCTGGCGCTGATTCGTGCCCATGAGCCGTATGTCGATACAGAGCCGGTAAGCGCAGCTCCCCTGAAGCCGGGGGATGACCAGGAGTTCCGGTTGACCTTCGAGACGCTTCCGGCGAACTGGAATACCCAGATTCCCGAGATCCACGTGGTGCAGGTGGCAACCAAGTAA
- a CDS encoding OmpA family protein → MMKHPTSFGLSVLLLGGALSVTSLAQSSASSTPTDVPPPAQSMSPDNTASYATGKPLETQSKEGFWGHMNPLARKRWVKRQIDPIKDRDNELDQLQAKNANDIRDVDTRSQAGISKAMMAANTADQHAQDAANRANAADTLAGTASTKTDALHGTVSNLDQYQTVTSSAVPFASGRTTLGPKAKSDLDDLAAKLGSEKGYILEVQGYSRAGVPNSQAMADSVVRYLVTEHQVPIYRIYRTGLGHQKDVAVAEGDKPVVNGVRVTLLHNSLATMDSPGASGNTSSLSSGTANPSSN, encoded by the coding sequence ATGATGAAACATCCAACTAGTTTTGGTCTCTCCGTTCTGCTTTTAGGGGGCGCCTTGAGCGTGACCTCTCTGGCTCAGTCCAGTGCTTCTTCCACTCCGACCGATGTGCCACCTCCGGCACAATCGATGAGTCCCGATAACACCGCCAGCTATGCAACCGGAAAGCCGCTTGAGACACAGTCCAAGGAAGGTTTCTGGGGGCACATGAATCCACTTGCCCGCAAACGGTGGGTAAAACGGCAGATTGATCCGATCAAGGATCGCGATAATGAACTCGATCAGCTTCAGGCTAAGAATGCGAACGATATTCGTGATGTAGACACCCGTTCGCAGGCCGGTATCAGCAAGGCTATGATGGCTGCGAACACCGCCGACCAGCACGCCCAGGATGCCGCCAACCGCGCCAACGCCGCCGACACGCTGGCTGGAACGGCCAGCACAAAGACAGATGCGCTGCATGGCACGGTGAGCAATCTCGATCAATATCAGACAGTTACGTCCTCTGCGGTGCCGTTCGCAAGTGGCCGCACAACGCTGGGGCCCAAAGCGAAGTCGGATCTCGATGATCTGGCTGCAAAGCTAGGGTCGGAGAAGGGCTATATCCTCGAAGTCCAGGGATATAGTCGTGCAGGCGTTCCCAACTCGCAGGCGATGGCGGACTCGGTTGTCCGTTATCTCGTGACCGAGCATCAGGTTCCGATCTATCGCATCTATCGGACCGGGCTTGGCCATCAGAAGGATGTTGCTGTAGCAGAAGGAGATAAGCCGGTGGTCAACGGTGTCCGCGTAACGTTGCTGCACAACAGCCTCGCGACGATGGATAGCCCCGGAGCCTCCGGAAATACCAGCAGCCTGTCATCTGGAACGGCGAATCCGTCCAGCAACTAA
- a CDS encoding DUF1641 domain-containing protein, which produces MANPLTFKPAPVDPHLELMRRLNAAPREHAEALLVAYDVLQAAHDQGLLDLLHGAIGAKDTIFATAAKYAKTPEGITGIRNLLEAAKILTALDPAILDRLSKTLATATIEHKLEQKTPSLFQIAKRAASEDGRRALSFMTLLLTHLGRALKS; this is translated from the coding sequence ATGGCCAACCCGCTCACCTTCAAACCCGCCCCTGTCGATCCCCACCTCGAACTCATGCGTCGCCTCAACGCCGCGCCCCGCGAGCACGCTGAGGCACTCCTCGTTGCCTATGACGTCCTCCAGGCCGCGCACGATCAGGGGCTGCTCGACCTCCTCCACGGCGCAATCGGCGCGAAGGACACCATCTTCGCCACCGCCGCGAAGTATGCCAAGACCCCCGAAGGCATCACCGGCATCCGCAACCTTCTCGAAGCAGCCAAGATCCTTACCGCCCTTGATCCAGCGATCCTCGACCGGCTCTCGAAGACCCTCGCCACTGCCACCATAGAGCACAAACTCGAGCAGAAGACTCCCAGCCTCTTCCAGATCGCCAAGCGAGCCGCAAGCGAAGACGGCCGCCGAGCGCTCTCCTTCATGACTCTGCTCCTCACCCACCTCGGCCGCGCCTTAAAGAGTTGA
- a CDS encoding ATP-binding protein, translating into MTAVCPICGGLGLKVVQRDDGTQFAQDCVCRLQQRANRMLRRSQIPHRYANCTLENFESSFGGAHRTLAAAHLRARKFVESYPLETNGTGLLLTGSIGVGKTHLAVGILQALVAERGATGLFCDYRDLLKQVQHSYNRAVSATELEVLAPVFEAEVLVLDELGASKPTDWVWDTVAHILNTRYNDRRTTIITTNYANFGPLGTEPGTGSSARAAAREETLGDRIGERMRSRLQEMCVVVEMQGEDFRQKVKRASFA; encoded by the coding sequence ATGACAGCAGTCTGCCCAATTTGTGGAGGCCTCGGCCTGAAGGTCGTCCAGCGGGACGACGGGACGCAGTTTGCCCAGGATTGCGTCTGCCGTCTCCAGCAGCGTGCGAACCGGATGCTACGGCGGTCGCAGATTCCGCATCGCTATGCAAATTGCACACTGGAAAACTTCGAGAGCAGCTTTGGCGGAGCTCACCGAACGCTCGCTGCAGCCCATCTGCGGGCGCGAAAGTTCGTCGAGAGCTATCCGCTCGAGACCAACGGAACGGGCCTGCTGCTGACCGGATCGATCGGCGTGGGGAAGACGCACCTGGCCGTCGGCATATTGCAGGCGTTGGTCGCCGAGCGAGGAGCTACCGGCCTCTTCTGCGACTATCGCGACCTATTGAAGCAGGTGCAGCACAGCTATAACAGGGCTGTTTCGGCCACGGAGCTGGAGGTGTTGGCGCCGGTCTTTGAAGCTGAAGTTCTTGTATTGGACGAACTGGGCGCATCGAAGCCAACCGACTGGGTGTGGGACACTGTCGCGCACATCCTGAATACCCGCTACAACGACCGCCGAACGACCATCATTACAACGAACTACGCGAACTTCGGGCCGCTAGGCACCGAGCCTGGCACCGGCTCTTCCGCGCGAGCGGCAGCCCGCGAGGAGACGTTGGGCGACCGGATCGGTGAACGTATGCGCTCCCGGCTACAGGAGATGTGTGTCGTGGTGGAGATGCAGGGCGAGGACTTTCGCCAGAAGGTCAAACGGGCCAGCTTCGCTTAG
- the dusB gene encoding tRNA dihydrouridine synthase DusB has protein sequence MKKRYTLEQKRWDSPVEYTMPERTRVPASFSIGNVQIAPATVLAPMAGVTDTVFRRFIKNASQFSAATDAADVAEETSNQQSGCGLIMTEFTSADGLSRMRETKRKRYLTYYDDEHPISAQLFGSNPETLADSARIVQDAGFDLVDLNLGCPAKRVVACNGGSGLLRDLPLIETIFKAVRSAVTIPFTVKFRMGWNDHHIVCVELAKLAEDCGLNAVALHARTREDGYTGQARWEYIAAVKNAVSIPVIGNGDVRTPEDAAAMVDATHCDAVMIGRAAPSNPWIFRQIAQYTATGKYDQPTDQDRYRMIRDYFGMLVHEIEIEEAAEATRAAAITASGQVAREQRHRDCVGKMKQFASWFTHGVPGGGALRKQIFESKKGPAVLDAVEAFFARKADTLMQEAEELEAILN, from the coding sequence ATGAAAAAGCGCTACACCCTCGAGCAGAAACGCTGGGACTCGCCCGTCGAGTACACCATGCCCGAGCGGACGCGTGTCCCGGCAAGCTTTTCCATCGGAAACGTCCAGATCGCTCCGGCGACCGTGCTGGCACCGATGGCAGGAGTGACCGATACGGTCTTCCGGCGCTTCATCAAAAATGCCAGCCAGTTTTCGGCGGCGACTGACGCGGCGGATGTCGCCGAAGAGACCTCGAACCAGCAATCGGGCTGCGGGCTCATCATGACCGAGTTCACCTCCGCCGACGGTCTCTCGCGAATGCGCGAGACCAAGCGCAAGCGCTACCTGACCTACTACGACGACGAGCATCCAATCTCGGCACAGCTCTTCGGGTCGAACCCCGAGACGCTCGCCGACTCCGCCCGCATCGTGCAGGACGCAGGCTTCGACCTCGTCGACCTGAACCTGGGCTGTCCGGCGAAGCGCGTCGTCGCGTGTAACGGAGGCTCCGGCCTGCTGCGCGACCTGCCGCTGATCGAGACGATCTTCAAGGCCGTCCGCTCCGCCGTCACCATCCCCTTCACAGTCAAATTCCGCATGGGCTGGAACGATCACCACATCGTCTGCGTCGAGCTGGCGAAGCTGGCCGAGGACTGCGGTCTGAACGCCGTCGCCCTGCACGCCCGTACCCGCGAGGACGGCTACACCGGCCAGGCTCGCTGGGAGTACATCGCCGCAGTCAAGAATGCAGTCAGCATTCCGGTAATCGGCAACGGCGACGTCCGCACTCCGGAAGACGCAGCCGCGATGGTCGACGCGACCCACTGCGATGCGGTGATGATCGGCCGCGCCGCACCGTCGAACCCCTGGATCTTCCGCCAGATCGCGCAGTACACGGCGACCGGCAAGTACGATCAGCCGACCGATCAGGATCGCTATCGCATGATCCGCGACTACTTCGGCATGCTTGTGCACGAGATTGAGATCGAAGAAGCCGCTGAAGCTACTCGCGCCGCCGCGATTACCGCCTCTGGGCAGGTTGCTCGCGAACAGCGCCACCGCGACTGTGTCGGCAAGATGAAACAGTTCGCGAGCTGGTTCACGCATGGCGTTCCGGGCGGCGGTGCATTGCGCAAGCAGATCTTCGAGTCGAAAAAGGGACCGGCGGTGCTCGATGCCGTCGAGGCATTCTTCGCGCGGAAGGCGGATACCCTCATGCAGGAAGCGGAAGAGCTTGAGGCGATCCTCAACTGA